GTTTGTAAAACGCATCCAGGTTTACCTGATAAAACCCCTGCAACTGATCTTCCTCAGCTTGCTTCACTACAAGACGATTAAGGTCTATCTCTGCAACGATTTCACGATCGGCCTGAAAACACTCATCGCGAAAAAGACCCGTTTCCCACACCCCGTGGGGATTGTCATTGGGCACAGTGTCGTGATGGGGAACAACTGCGCCATCTACCAGAATGTCACGCTGGGGACAAAGGAGACGCGCAACGCTCACAGCACCGCATACCCCAAGCTCGGAGATAATGTCACCATCTACCCCAATGCACTCGTGATCGGCGACATTCGTATCGGCGACAATGCGGTTATCGGTGCTGGCGCCGTCGTGCTACACGACGTCCCGGCCAACGGTGTGGCGGTGGGAAATCCGGCCCGTGTGCTCCCTCCCAAAGCACCATTGATCAAACCTTAAGGATGCACATCTCATCACGTTAAATAGCCGTAACACAGCGTCTTAGGTTTGCCTGTTGCAGACCATTCAGTGAATAAAGAGACATTCCAGACCCTGGCCCGCAGGGGGGTGTAGACTTCGGTCGCAGGGCTGTTCACTCTTGCCAATAGTTCGTTTATTCGAAATATAATTCTTCTTTGGCAACTTACTGCCAGAGGCGTTCCGCTCACTTGAATTTCCATGAAAAAAATACTCGTTACCGGCTCTTCCGGCCTCATTGGATCGGAAGTTTGCGTCTTTTTCGCTAAACAAGGCTTCGCTGTTCATGGCCTCGATAACAACCAGCGGGCTGTCTTTTTCGGTGAAGCTGGTGATACCCGCTGGAACCAGCAGCGCCTGCAGACCGCCCTGCCTGAGTTCGCGCACCATGAGCTGGACATTCGCGACCGTGCCGGCGTACAGGAGCTGCTCAAGACATTACGCCCTGACGTGATTGTCCATACCGCTGCCCAGCCCTCACACGACCGCGCCGCCCAGATCCCCTTTGACGATTTCGACACGAATGCAGGCGGTACGCTC
This genomic interval from Ruficoccus sp. ZRK36 contains the following:
- a CDS encoding serine acetyltransferase, coding for MSKFVKRIQVYLIKPLQLIFLSLLHYKTIKVYLCNDFTIGLKTLIAKKTRFPHPVGIVIGHSVVMGNNCAIYQNVTLGTKETRNAHSTAYPKLGDNVTIYPNALVIGDIRIGDNAVIGAGAVVLHDVPANGVAVGNPARVLPPKAPLIKP